The proteins below are encoded in one region of Oncorhynchus clarkii lewisi isolate Uvic-CL-2024 chromosome 33, UVic_Ocla_1.0, whole genome shotgun sequence:
- the LOC139392855 gene encoding nuclear pore complex protein Nup107-like, with protein MDWDQNELLSPIVRDAEVTRAARRKSSVQKKTQFNFLSPRDDNQGSTTTPARSLPCYTPGSLFKQSFTPKSAARNPDVSAILATGRRTPRFIHTPRPPLGSMSMNLDDSDWTNSLYPSPLSGLGLGDTSFTDDINMSSVMLKEEDPGEAASVSLFPEFLQSYLRHSSTAVFDLLGEYEAICQDKVGMLQRLVSRAAPGQQKSSKTAGMRWLLQQEMVTWRLITSLYRDRIQSELEDDIMMDVAAPGVSEKVVMEQLFQRDAVVRQSQLVVDWLESIAKDEIGDFSDNIEYYAKSVYWENTLHALKLRRNTSSTGFNVPLVTELDPDAPIRQRRPLADLDREDDARLLKYLFTLLRAGMTDEAQRLCKRCGQAWRAATLEGWKLYHDPNINGGGAELLPVEGNPQRCVWKVCCWRMADNEHFSRYERAIYAVLSGNLKRLLPVCESWEDSVWAYFRVLVDSLVEQEVRSSGMGSEELEELPREYLEANWTLEKVFEELLATESKKVLEETKEHYHIIQKLVILGDLDGLLEEFSNWLTRSPALPSHLLRFMTHLVLFYRSLGMQLKEEVSVDVLKAYISLLMREKHVDLIAFYVSHLPPDLATAQYALFLEEVTEAEQRQRCLELAREAGLDVAAVTKMVVENIRERDTEEFAHHDLTPALDTGTSAEDQRKIDVIDWLVFDPAQRAEALKQSNAIMRKFLACKKHQAAKVVFGKVPEDSMREIYRQWEELGLDTPLPAEDENAIREHLCVRAYLEAHEAFNEWFHHMNSPPQKPSLPAQAKFTEKVAYEMKENEYQLEHDSWTGRLGALTEDVKERIYNVLLFVDGGWMVDVREDTEEDPERGHQMVLLRRLCLPMMSFLLQTVLQRTQRHQESLRLADIIASDQHRLYEVFSKDELRKFLQKMRESSLLLLDKGLDPLGYEIQP; from the exons GGACCAGAATGAGTTGCTGTCGCCTATTGTACGAGATGCCGAAGTGACCAGAGCAGCACGCCGAAAGAGTTCAGTTCAGAAGAAGACTCAATTCAACT TCCTTTCTCCTCGTGATGACAACCAAGGTAGTACCACCACACCTGCCCGTTCCCTGCCCTGCTACACACCTGGATCCCTCTTCAAACAGTCCT TCACCCCGAAGAGTGCTGCTAGGAACCCAGATGTGTCGGCCATCTTGGCGACAGGGCGCAGGACTCCTCGTTTCATCCATACACCACGACCTCCCCTGGGCAGTATGAGCATG AACCTGGATGACAGTGACTGGACCAACAGCCTGTACCCGTCTCCTCTGTCCGGCCTGGGACTGGGGGACACCAGCTTTACTGACGACATCAACATGTCCTCTGTAATGCTGAAGGAGGAGGATCCTGGAGAGGCTG CGTCAGTCAGTCTGTTCCCAGAGTTCCTCCAGTCCTATCTCAGACACTCCTCCACTGCTGTCTTTGACCTGCTGGGGGAATATGAAGCCATCTGTCAAGACAAG GTGGGCATGCTCCAGAGGCTGGTATCGAGGGCAGCTCCAGGGCAACAGAAGTCCTCTAAGACTGCTGGTATGAGATGGCTTTTACAGCAGGAGATGGTCACCTGGCGCCTCATCACTTCTctatacag AGACAGGATCCAGTCAGAGctggaggatgacatcatgatggaTGTGGCT GCTCCCGGTGTTAGTGAGAAGGTGGTGATGGAACAACTTTTCCAGAGAGATGCTGTAGTACGCCAGAGTCAG TTGGTTGTGGATTGGTTAGAGAGTATCGCCAAAGATGAAATCGGGGACTTCTCCGACAACATTGAATACTACGCCAAGTCTGTCTACTG GGAGAATACCCTTCATGCTCTGAAACTGAGAAGAAACACATCCAGCACAGGCTTCAATGTTCCCCTGGTTACTGAGCTG gaCCCTGACGCCCCCATCAGACAGAGACGTCCCCTGGCAGACCTGGACAGAGAGGATGATGCCAGACTGCTGAAGTACCTCTTCACCCTCCTCAGAGCGGGCATGACAGACGAG GCCCAGAGGCTGTGTAAGCGCTGTGGCCAGGCATGGAGAGCTGCTACACTGGAGGGATGGAAGCTGTACCACGACCCCAACATCAACGGAG GCGGGGCAGAGCTGCTACCGGTGGAGGGGAACCCTCAGCGCTGTGTATGGAAGGTCTGCTGCTGGAGGATGGCTGATAATGAACACTTCAGCAGATATGAGAGAGCCATCTACGCTGTTCTGAGTGGGAACCTCAAACGG ctGCTCCCAGTGTGTGAGTCGtgggaggacagtgtgtgggCCTACTTCAGGGTCCTGGTAGACTCTCTTGTGGAACAGGAGGTCCGGTCCTCAGGGATGGGCAGCgaggagctggaggagctgcCACGAGAATACCTGGAGGCCAA CTGGACACTAGAGAAGGTGTTTGAGGAGCTGCTGGCAACAGAGTCAAAG AAAGTCCTGGAAGAGACGAAAGAACACTACCACATTATCCAGAAGTTAGTTATCCTGGGTGACCTGGACG GTCTGTTGGAGGAGTTCAGTAACTGGTTGACCAGGAGTCCTGCTCTGCCCTCTCACCTGCTGCGCTTCATGACACACCTGGTGTTGTTCTACCGCAGTCTGGGCATGCAGCTCAAG GAGGAGGTATCAGTGGATGTCCTGAAGGCCTACATCTCTCTGTTGATGAGGGAGAAGCACGTTGATCTGATAGCCTTCTATGTCAGTCACCTGCCGCCAGACCTGGCCACTGCCCAGTACGCTCTCTTCCTGGAGGAGGTCACCGAGGCTGAGCAGAGACAACGCTGTCTGGAGCTGGCCAGGGAGGCAG GTCTGGACGTGGCAGCAGTCACTAAGATGGTGGTGGagaacatcagagagagagacactgaggagTTCGCTCATCATGACCTCACCCCTGCACTGGACACTGGCACCTCAGCg GAGGACCAGAGGAAGATCGATGTGATTGATTGGCTGGTGTTTGACCCCGCCCAGAGAGCTGAGGCCCTCAAACAGAGCAACGCCATCATGAGGAAGTTCCTGG CCTGTAAGAAACACCAGGCAGCTAAGGTGGTGTTCGGTAAGGTCCCCGAGGACTCCATGAGGGAGATCTACCGCCAGTGGGAGGAGCTAGGCCTGGACACGCCCCTTCCCGCGGAGGATGAGAACGCCATCAGGGAACACCTGTGTGTCCGTGCTTacctg GAAGCTCATGAGGCGTTTAATGAGTGGTTCCATCACATGAACTCCCCCCCTCAGAAGCCCAGCCTGCCGGCTCAGGCCAAGTTCACTGAGAAGGTGGCCTACGAGATGAAGGAGAACGAATACCAG CTGGAACATGACAGCTGGACCGGCCGTCTGGGGGCTCTGACTGAAGACGTGAAGGAGAGAATCTACAACGTCCTGCTGTTTGTGGACGGGGGCTGGATGGTCGACGTCAGAGAG GATACAGAGGAGGACCCAGAGAGAGGCCACCAGATGGTGCTGCTTCGTAGACTCTGTCTGCCCATGATGTCCTTCCTGTTGCAGACAGTACTGCAGAGAACACAACGCCACCAGGAGAGTCTCAGACTGGCTGATATCATCGCCTCAGACCAACACCGCCTCTACGAG gtGTTCTCCAAGGATGAGCTGAGGAAGTTCCTTCAGAAGATGAGGGAGTCGTCTCTTCTCTTATTGGATAAGGGTCTAGACCCGCTGGGGTACGAGATCCAACCATAA